The Pseudochaenichthys georgianus chromosome 24, fPseGeo1.2, whole genome shotgun sequence genome includes a region encoding these proteins:
- the LOC117440102 gene encoding leucine-rich alpha-2-glycoprotein-like, whose amino-acid sequence MKSWCALAFLCFAYFFHGALSCPPLCKCYHRRAEVVCNAVPLTEYPSEGLPKNTTILTIQFTNITSISEQHLNATPRLRGLHLYSNHLQSLTPHLLRGVPLLNTLDLTGNRLSDLPEGVFNPAPLKDLVLKNNRIEMAVPEWLPDNCSITWLDLSGNSLTKVPTALLQKLPHLETLDIANNRLEKIFADSLVPLTKLERLNLQNNKLETLDPSVLHSTRNLTYLFLSRNKLNKLPQNVFQELTQLRHLSLDDNQLSHIPAGLLEPLISLEDEGLDLTNNPWHCDGKVEYLWRWLQKNKKKVFLPETITCSRPQPLAGRSLMLLTLSELNLWS is encoded by the coding sequence ATGAAGTCCTGGTGTGCCCTCGCTTTCCTCTGCTTTGCATATTTCTTCCATGGCGCTCTCTCCTGTCCGCCACTTTGCAAATGCTACCACAGAAGAGCTGAGGTGGTCTGTAATGCAGTTCCCCTGACAGAGTACCCCTCAGAGGGATTACCGAAGAACACCACCATTCTGACCATCCAGTTTACAAACATCACCTCGATCTCCGAGCAGCACCTAAACGCCACGCCTCGGCTGCGAGGGCTGCACCTGTACAGTAACCACCTGCAGAGCCTCACCCCTCATCTCCTCAGAGGCGTTCCTCTCCTCAACACGTTGGATCTTACAGGAAACAGACTGAGCGACCTGCCTGAAGGCGTCTTTAACCCCGCCCCGCTCAAGGACTTGGTGCTGAAGAATAATCGTATTGAGATGGCGGTGCCCGAGTGGCTCCCTGATAACTGCAGCATCACCTGGTTGGACTTATCTGGGAACAGTCTAACGAAGGTCCCGACTGCTCTGCTTCAGAAGCTGCCCCACCTGGAGACACTGGACATCGCCAACAACCGTCTGGAGAAGATTTTTGCAGATTCTCTGGTCCCACTGACCAAACTAGAGAGGCTGAACCTGCAAAACAACAAGCTCGAAACCCTGGATCCATCCGTACTCCATAGCACCCGTAACCTCACCTATCTGTTCCTCTCTCGAAACAAActcaacaaactcccccaaaACGTATTTCAAGAGCTCACTCAGCTCAGACACCTGAGCCTGGATGACAACCAGCTGAGCCACATCCCTGCAGGTTTGCTGGAGCCCTTGATTTCTCTGGAGGACGAGGGGCTGGACCTGACCAACAACCCCTGGCACTGTGACGGGAAGGTGGAGTACCTCTGGAGGTGGCTtcagaagaacaagaagaaggtCTTCCTGCCAGAGACCATCACATGTTCCCGCCCACAGCCTCTGGCAGGGCGCTCACTAATGTTGCTGACATTAAGTGAACTAAATCTGTGGTCTTAA
- the LOC117440061 gene encoding phospholipase A2 inhibitor beta-like, whose amino-acid sequence MNLWMFLTFSALAGCAHSCPDLCSCSGLKVECSQSSLMNFPEGGFPPYTSRISIQSTKLSSITASHLSAVPFLKNLQLYHNNLTSLPSDLLKNVPYLNELDLTGNQLVNLPPNVFSHASLRSLVLKNNLIEVADAEWVLGNSSLTWLDLSGNLLTSVEVALLQKLANLTNLDLSDNNLQDLQPGVLKNLHRLETLNLAGNKLRCLKPTTFSHNVKLSKLFLQENRLQELPETLLHGLQHLQLLLLNQNQLQYLPPGLLDRNSSFQVILSGNPWVCDEKMEYLWKWLTVNPQNVFFLEEVTCAGPEALKDRKVVSLTRHELGL is encoded by the coding sequence ATGAACCTGTGGATGTTCCTTACCTTCTCTGCACTGGCTGGATGCGCCCACTCCTGCCCCGATCTCTGCTCCTGTTCGGGTTTAAAGGTGGAATGCAGCCAGAGCTCCCTTATGAATTTCCCTGAAGGCGGTTTTCCCCCCTATACCAGTCGAATATCAATCCAATCAACCAAACTCAGCAGTATCACAGCCAGCCATTTGAGCGCTGTGCCCTTTTTAAAAAACCTCCAGCTGTATCACAACAACCTGACAAGCCTTCCTTCCGATCTACTGAAGAACGTTCCTTACTTGAACGAGTTGGATCTGACAGGAAATCAGCTGGTTAATCTTCCTCCAAATGTCTTCAGCCACGCTTCACTTCGGAGTCTTGTGCTGAAGAATAACCTGATTGAGGTTGCTGACGCTGAGTGGGTTCTTGGCAATAGTAGCCTGACCTGGCTGGACTTGTCTGGAAATCTTTTAACAAGTGTTGAAGTCGCTCTGCTTCAGAAACTGGCCAACCTGACGAATCTAGACCTGAGTGACAACAATCTGCAAGACCTACAACCTGGTGTCCTGAAGAACCTGCACCGCCTGGAGACACTGAACCTCGCTGGTAACAAATTAAGATGCTTGAAACCTACAACATTCTCCCACAACGTCAAACTATCAAAACTGTTCTTACAGGAGAATCGTCTCCAAGAGCTGCCGGAGACACTTCTCCACGGTCTTCAGCATCTTCAGCTTCTACTGCTAAATCAGAATCAGCTGCAGTATTTACCCCCGGGGCTGCTGGACAGAAACTCGTCTTTCCAGGTCATCCTAAGCGGAAACCCCTGGGTGTGCGATGAGAAGATGGAGTATCTGTGGAAGTGGCTCACTGTCAATCCTCAGAATGTCTTCTTTTTGGAAGAAGTGACATGTGCAGGACCTGAAGCTCTTAAAGACCGGAAAGTGGTCTCTTTAACTCGCCATGAGCTAGGACTGtaa